The Flavobacterium commune genome contains the following window.
ATACATTATCGACTTTCTTTGCCATTGACATTGCAGGATGCACTAACGCTTCGTGATAACGATATTCATCCAAAGAACTGAATTGAAGGTTATTATTCAGATACAACCGATAATCACTTTTATTGTGTGTTAAAACAATTCTTTGGTATGGAGTAGAATTGGAATAAATAACATTCTCGCCATACAACTTCCCTTCCGAATACGACAAAATAGTATTCGAAAATATAAAAACAACAAACAATAAAAGAAAAGCTGCAATTGCTTTAGTACGGAGCAAATAGACCTTCTTTAGCTCTGATTTTAACAAAAAGCATAGCACGATGGCTATACTTATATTAATCATACCAAAAAACAATGAAGTTCCCATAATCCCTAATTGAGGAACTAAAACCAAAGGAAACAATATAGAGGCCAATAAAGCCCCTATATAATCAAAGGTAAATACATTAGAAACCAAATCCCTAAACTGTACTTTATCTTTAAGAATATTCATTAATAACGGGATTTCCAATCCTACCAAACAGCCCGTTACAAAAACCAACAAGTAAAGAATAAACTGAAAAGAATACACACTTTCAAACAACAGAAAAAGCACTACTGAACTCAGCCCTCCAATCAAACCTACCAAAACTTCAATTTCAACAAAAGTGTTGAGCATATTCTTTGTCAGAAATTTTGAAAAATAAGACCCCACTCCCATCGAAAAAAGATACACTCCAATGATGAATGAAAATTGTTTTACGGAATCCCCAAGAAGATAACTGGCTAAAGTACCTGCTACCAATTCATAAACTAATCCACATGTTGCAATAGTAAATACCGCAAAAAGAAGTAAATATTCAAATCTTAAAAACTTCTTACCCATGTATAGCTGCACTAATAATCATTGAAATCCCAATAATAAAGGCAGCAAAAACAATGGCTACAGCAATATTATTCTTTTGAGTCACTTCTTTCCATGTATTTTCAGGAGTAAGTTTTTCAATGATAAAATAAGCAACTAATAAAATAATGATTCCCAAAAAAGAGAAAATAAGCGAATTTAAAATTGGTTTTGACGCGATAAAATCCATGTTATGTAAGTTTATATTATTTATTTATGATAAAAATGATTCACACCTCCGCGATAAGACCCAGTCGGTCTATAACTTTCGGTAGTTTCGCAGTCACACAACTGACTCCCTGATGTATTGTAATACAAGAACAAAACATAAAACAACAAACCTACTCCAAGAGAAAGATAATTGTTTTTAAAAAATTCCATTAGTTTATCCATAATCTATTCGTTATTATATGGTGAATAACTACTATCACTCCATCTTTTTATTTCAAAATTTTTCTCAAAATAGTAAACCACTATTAAAAAACCGATCATAATTATAGAAATTAGCCAAACATTCCTTGATGATGGA
Protein-coding sequences here:
- a CDS encoding polyamine aminopropyltransferase; translated protein: MGKKFLRFEYLLLFAVFTIATCGLVYELVAGTLASYLLGDSVKQFSFIIGVYLFSMGVGSYFSKFLTKNMLNTFVEIEVLVGLIGGLSSVVLFLLFESVYSFQFILYLLVFVTGCLVGLEIPLLMNILKDKVQFRDLVSNVFTFDYIGALLASILFPLVLVPQLGIMGTSLFFGMINISIAIVLCFLLKSELKKVYLLRTKAIAAFLLLFVVFIFSNTILSYSEGKLYGENVIYSNSTPYQRIVLTHNKSDYRLYLNNNLQFSSLDEYRYHEALVHPAMSMAKKVDNVLVLGGGDGLAVREILKYNDVKNVILVDLDEGMTQLFKTNTILTDFNRNSLNNPKVKVYNKDAFVWAKNTEIKFDVVIVDFPDPSNYSLGKLYSLSFYNTLKQLLTPDAVVVVQTTSPYFAPKSFWCINKTLMEIFPQVDAYHAYVPSFGEWGFSIAMNGFETNFNKVNREVQGLRFYNYQFDKFNYFSKDMISKNIEINRLDNQILVRYFDEEWGKL
- a CDS encoding DUF350 domain-containing protein, which encodes MDFIASKPILNSLIFSFLGIIILLVAYFIIEKLTPENTWKEVTQKNNIAVAIVFAAFIIGISMIISAAIHG